GTCGAAGGCCTGTGCCGGCGGAATCTCGAAACGGTGTCCACCGCCATCCTCGTGGACGAGGACGCGCGCGGTGCATGCGTCGCGCTGGACGCCGTCGAGGCGCAGGCCGCAGCGGGCGGCCGTGGCCCGCAGCACGGCGCCGGCCTCGTCCTCGCCGATGCGGCTGACCAGCCAGGGGTCGAAGCCGAGCGCGGCCAGATGACAGGCCACGTTGAACGGCGCGCCGCCGGCCACCAAGCCATCGGCGAAGGCATCCACCAGGGCCTCGCCAAAGATGATCGCTTCATGTCGTCGCATCGGAATCACTCTGTCCGGAATCGACCTGCCAGAGTACCGCCCACGGCGCCAGCGTACGGATGTCGCCCTGGCCTTCGACGCCGCAGGCGTAGAGATCGGTCTTGCCCGTGCCAGCGCCGAATCGGCGCAGATCCAGCGTCAGCGCCGTCGCGCCGAAGTTGAAGACCGCCAGCGCGCCCGGGCCGCGGCGCAGGACGAGCAGGCTGCGTTCTGGCGCCGGGCAGACCTCGACCGTGGCGAGCGCCGGCCAGCGCGGGTCACGCCGGGCGGCGACCTGCGCGCGCAAGGTCGCGAAAGTGGCGGCCGGCACGCCCCGCCCGGCCTCTTGCAAGGCCAGGGCATGGTCGGACAGGCGTGGCCGCTGCAGCCAGCGGCCGTCGGCGGCGATCCGTGCCGCGTCGGCCGGATCGTCGTTGTTGCCCTGGCCGAGCTCGTCGCCCATGTAGACCAGCGGTACCGCGCCGGTCCACAGGGCGAGGCCATAGAGCAGGGCGAAGCGGCGCAATGCCTCTGCCGAAGGCGTCGCCTCCGGATCGTCGGGCAGGCCGACCAGCGCGGCCGTCATGCCGTTGCTGCCGTGCACGCCGTCCGCGTCCGTGCTCTGGAACGCGGCGCCGCGGGCGAAACTGCCGTCCACCCGTCCTTCGAGAAAGGCCGCCGCCCGTCCGATGCGGCGCTCGAAGTCGTCGCCCAGGACCTCTTCCACCAAGGGCTTGAGCACGTTCCAGACGATGTCGTCGTGGCAGCGCACATAGCTCACCCAGCCGGCCGACTCGGGCGGCGGCGGCGTGTGCATGAGCAGGGCCCGCGGCAGCTCGGCGTGGCCTTCGGCGAGCGCGGCCCAGCCGCTGGCCATCAGGCTGCTGTGATAGGCCAGCTGGCATTCGCGGCCGCGCCACGGGCCGCTGCCGAAATAGGGCAGCACCTGCGGCGCGGGAACGATCGCCTCGGCCTTGAGCAGGACGCCCGGAGCGACCAGCGCGGTGACCGCGCGCAGGGCGACGAGCAGGGTGTGTACTTCGGGCAGGTTGAGGCAGGCGGTGCCCAGCCGCTTCCACAGGAACGGCGCCGAGTCGAGCCGGAACACCTCGATGCCGCGTTCGGCCAGTCGCAGCATCGCGCAGGCGATCTCGGCGAAGACCGGCGGATGGGCGTAGTTGAGATCCCACTGATAGGGATAAAACGTGGTCCAGACCCAGCCCAGTGCCGGCACATGGGTGAAATTGCCCGGCGCGGTCTGCGGAAAGACCTCGCCCAGGGTGGCCTCGTAGGCATCGGGCAGGCGGCGGTCGGCAAAGACATGAAAGAAGGCGCGCTTGGCCACATCCCCGGCGCGGGCGGCACGGGCCCAGGGATGATCGTCGGCGACGTGGTTGAGGATGAGGTCGGCGCACAGGCTGATGCCGGCCTCGCGCAATTGCGCGGTGAGCCGGGTGAGGTCATCCATGGTGCCGAGTGCGGGTTCGATCTCGTCGAAGCTGGCGACGGCGAAGCCGCCGTCATTCTCGCCGGCGCGGGCGCGCAGGAAGGGCAGCAGATGCAGGTAGTCCACGCCCAGCGCACGCAGATGCCGGATGCGTCCGGCGACTCCCGAAAGCGTGCCGGCGAAGCGGTCGACATAGGCCGAGTAGCCCAGCATGCGCTGGCGCACGAACCAATCCGGCTCCCGTTCGCGGGCGGCATCGAGTGCCGCCAGCGCCTCGTTTCGCGCACCGGCGAAGCCGCCCAGCCGGCCGCACAGATCGCGCAGCCACGGCCGGAAATCCGCACGCTCGCCGTAGAGCGCGTGCAACGCCGCGACCAGCGTCGGGCCGGCCGTCGCGAAACGCCGTTCGGCGCAGGCCTGGCGGCGGGTACCGACCGCCGCCAGGAAGGCCTGCCGCGCCGCGGCGAGCAGGTCGGCCGGCACGGCGGCGGCCGGCGGCTCTCGCGTGAGCGTCATAGGCGGTAGCGCCAGCTGGCGTAGATCGTGCGGCCCAGGATCGAGCGGGCGGTATTGAGCCCGTTGGGCGTGACCGAGACCGGACTCTGGTCGATCTCGGTGATGCCGCGCACGTTGAACACGTTGTCGGCCTGCAGGGTGATCGTGTTGTGATCGTCGATCGCGTAGCGCACGAAGGCGTTGACCTGGGTGTAGGCCGGCATCACCAGCCCGTTGGGATTGCTCGCGTAGGACTTGCTGGTGCCGATCGCGGTGGCACCGAAATCGAAGGCGCGCACGTGCCAGCTCGGGCCGATCTGGTACACCCATTTGGCCTGCCGCTGCGGGGTGTCGCCCACCGCCTCGGGGGTGATCGCGTCCTTGATGATGCGCGAGTGCGTGTAGGTGACGCCGCCACGCAGGCTGAACATGCCGTAGTCGAGCGAGCCTTCGATCTCCACGCCCTTGGAGCGGTACTTGCGGCTGATGAGGCGCTGGATCAGCGAGGTGACGTCCTGGTTCTGCTCCTCCGTGGTGGCATAGAAACCGGTGACGAACAGGCTGGTGTGGCGGGTGTTCCACTTGACCCCGCCCTCGTACTGCTTGACCTCGTTGATCGCCACGCCGTCGGGTGCGCTGCCATCGTCCAGGATGCCGCCGCCGAACAGCAGGCGGTCGGCGTTGAAGCGGGCGCCGCGGCTGGCACGGGCGAACAGGGCCAGCTCCTCGCTCAGCAGATAGTTGGCGCCGAAGGAGTATTCCAGATGGTGCTTGTCGTAATCGACCGGCTTGTGCGCGCTGGCATCGGCATACGGTACGGACTGTTCGGGGCCCTCGATCACGCCGTCGCCGTTCATGTCCACCGCCTTCACGCCGGCCACGCCGGTGTAGCCGCCGCGGGCCCGCATGTGGTCGTAGCGCACGCCGGCGTCCAGTTGCCAGCGGTCCGGCTGCCAGGACAGCGACAGGTACGGCGCATCCATGTCGTAATGGGTGTTGTAGGCGCGCAGCCCCGTGCCGATACCCCAGTAGGGCGTGCCATAGCTGACCAGGCCGTTCTGGGTCAGCTTGCGGCCGGTCGCGTCGTAGACGTCGAGCAGATTCGCGCGCTGGCCCTGCACGGTTTCGAGATAGGTGTTCCAGTGCCAGTCCTGGCGGATGTTCTGGCGGGAATGGTAATAGCCGGCCAGGAAGGTCATCGGACCGCCGGCGAAATCGAACTCGTGCTTGAGCTTGAGGTCGTTGGTGAAGTTGCCCATGTTGGGCAGGGTGACGTTGAACAGGTGCACGCGCGTGGCCAGGCCGTTGTTGCCCACCGTGGCGGGATCGGCCACCTGGCCCGCCATCGGGCCGGTGGCATAGCGCAGCGTGGCGCCGGCGCCGCCGATCTCCTGCGCCAGCGCAGCGGCGGTGTTCACCTCGGCCGGATAGGGGCCGACGAAGTCGCCGCTGTTGTCCGCATAGCGGAATTGCTCGTGCAGGGTCCAGCCGTCGGCCAGGGTGAACAGGCCCTCGCCGCCCAGGGCGCGCACGATCGAGTGATAGCCGTCGGCAAGATCGGTGTCCTTGATGTGGCCGTTGGCCTCCAGCGCCAGGTCGTGCCGCCAGCGCGGTGTGAGCAGCGTGCCGGTCTTGAGGTTGAAGCCAGGCAGCGAACTGACCAGCGGATCGCCATTGCTGCCGGTGATCGAGACCGGCACCGGTAGATAGGCCGGCGAGCGGTCGTTGAGGTATTGCGCGCTCAGCCGCAGGAAGCCGCCGTCGATGTCGTGGGTGAGGTTGCCCATCAACTGGCCGCCCTTCTGGGTGGTGAAGTGGGCCGTCTTGGGACCCTCGCCGTCGCGGAAGAAGCCGCCGACATGAAAGCGCGTGCTGGCATCGAGTGGCTGGCCGTAGTCGAAATCGAGCCGCTGGCTGTCGTAGTTGACGCCGGTGGTGAGGCCGATGTCGCCGCCCTTTTCCTCGCCGGTTTTGGTGATGAAGTTGAACACCGCGCCGGGGGCATTGCTGGCGAACACCGAGGAGGATCCGCCGCGCACCACTTCCACGTGGTCGATGTTGAAATCCGGACGCAGGAAGGTGTCGGGAGTGGCGAAGGACGTATCGCCGAACTCCAGCACCGGCATGCCGTCGATCTGGAACTGGGCGAACTTGCTGCCGCCGGAGGCGACCGGCAGGCCGCGCACAGAGACATTGGCATTGCCGTCGCCGCCCGAGGATTCGGCGCGGATGCCGGGCACGTCGCGCAGGATGTCCGCTGCACTCAGGGCGCCGCTGTCGAGGATCTGATCGGCCTCCAGGCTGCTCACCGAGATGCTCGAGCTCATCTTGCTGAGCGCGGCGGGCGAGGCGGTGACCACCATCTGGTCCAGGTTCACGGCCTTCTTGGCGGCCGCTGGGGCCTCTTGGCCGGGTGCGGGGTTGTCGTTGGTGGATGCCGACGTCTGCGTCTGCGCCACGGCGGCGGCCGGCAGCAGGGCCAGCCAGAGCGCGGTGACGAGTGTGCGGCGGGTGAGCACGGGTCGATACATGGATGAGTTCCTCCCCTGATGAGGTGGGATCGCCGGGGGCGTCCACGGTGGCCGGACCACGCAAGCGGTGGCCTCGATGACAAGATCGACCGTCTTGCAATCGATTGCAATGCGCGTTGCAGCATGGACGGAGCGGCTGCCGATAGCGCTTCAAAGACCGCTTCATCCCTCCGTCGGCGCTGATTTTTGACAACGATTGCAACGATGGCCGATCCGGTCGCCGGCGTTGCCGCGACGGGCGGCTTGTTGCGATGCGTCAGGACGATCGCGTGCTGGCGCGCTCGATCAGCCGGGTTTCCAGGAGCTGCGCGCGTGGCGCGGAGTCGCCGGCCAGGATCGTGAGCAGCCGCTCGACCAGCGCCTCGCCGCCGGACTGGATCGGTTGGCGGACGGTGGTCAGCGGCGGGCTGAAGTGTGCCGCGAGCTCGACATCGTCGTAGCCGACCACGGCGACCTCGCCGGGTACCTCGCGCCCGCGCTCGCGCAGGGCACCGATGGCCGCCATCGCCAGGAGATCGCTGCTGGCGAAGACGGCGTCGACGTCCGGATGGCGGTCGAGCAGGGCGAGCATCGCCGCGCGTCCGCGCTCGGCCAGGAACGGCACGCTGGCCCGCGCCGGGGCACTCGCGCCGCCGGCGCGCAGGGCGGCGCAGAAGCCGCGGTGGCGCAAGGCCACCTCCGGCAGGCTGGTGTCGCCCAGAAAGATCATCCGCCGCCGGCCGAGCGCCAGCAGATGTTCGCCGACCAGGCGTCCGCCCAGCAGGTTGTCGCCGCCCACCGTG
The DNA window shown above is from Aerosticca soli and carries:
- a CDS encoding alpha-amylase family glycosyl hydrolase, which produces MTLTREPPAAAVPADLLAAARQAFLAAVGTRRQACAERRFATAGPTLVAALHALYGERADFRPWLRDLCGRLGGFAGARNEALAALDAAREREPDWFVRQRMLGYSAYVDRFAGTLSGVAGRIRHLRALGVDYLHLLPFLRARAGENDGGFAVASFDEIEPALGTMDDLTRLTAQLREAGISLCADLILNHVADDHPWARAARAGDVAKRAFFHVFADRRLPDAYEATLGEVFPQTAPGNFTHVPALGWVWTTFYPYQWDLNYAHPPVFAEIACAMLRLAERGIEVFRLDSAPFLWKRLGTACLNLPEVHTLLVALRAVTALVAPGVLLKAEAIVPAPQVLPYFGSGPWRGRECQLAYHSSLMASGWAALAEGHAELPRALLMHTPPPPESAGWVSYVRCHDDIVWNVLKPLVEEVLGDDFERRIGRAAAFLEGRVDGSFARGAAFQSTDADGVHGSNGMTAALVGLPDDPEATPSAEALRRFALLYGLALWTGAVPLVYMGDELGQGNNDDPADAARIAADGRWLQRPRLSDHALALQEAGRGVPAATFATLRAQVAARRDPRWPALATVEVCPAPERSLLVLRRGPGALAVFNFGATALTLDLRRFGAGTGKTDLYACGVEGQGDIRTLAPWAVLWQVDSGQSDSDATT
- a CDS encoding TonB-dependent receptor; the protein is MYRPVLTRRTLVTALWLALLPAAAVAQTQTSASTNDNPAPGQEAPAAAKKAVNLDQMVVTASPAALSKMSSSISVSSLEADQILDSGALSAADILRDVPGIRAESSGGDGNANVSVRGLPVASGGSKFAQFQIDGMPVLEFGDTSFATPDTFLRPDFNIDHVEVVRGGSSSVFASNAPGAVFNFITKTGEEKGGDIGLTTGVNYDSQRLDFDYGQPLDASTRFHVGGFFRDGEGPKTAHFTTQKGGQLMGNLTHDIDGGFLRLSAQYLNDRSPAYLPVPVSITGSNGDPLVSSLPGFNLKTGTLLTPRWRHDLALEANGHIKDTDLADGYHSIVRALGGEGLFTLADGWTLHEQFRYADNSGDFVGPYPAEVNTAAALAQEIGGAGATLRYATGPMAGQVADPATVGNNGLATRVHLFNVTLPNMGNFTNDLKLKHEFDFAGGPMTFLAGYYHSRQNIRQDWHWNTYLETVQGQRANLLDVYDATGRKLTQNGLVSYGTPYWGIGTGLRAYNTHYDMDAPYLSLSWQPDRWQLDAGVRYDHMRARGGYTGVAGVKAVDMNGDGVIEGPEQSVPYADASAHKPVDYDKHHLEYSFGANYLLSEELALFARASRGARFNADRLLFGGGILDDGSAPDGVAINEVKQYEGGVKWNTRHTSLFVTGFYATTEEQNQDVTSLIQRLISRKYRSKGVEIEGSLDYGMFSLRGGVTYTHSRIIKDAITPEAVGDTPQRQAKWVYQIGPSWHVRAFDFGATAIGTSKSYASNPNGLVMPAYTQVNAFVRYAIDDHNTITLQADNVFNVRGITEIDQSPVSVTPNGLNTARSILGRTIYASWRYRL
- a CDS encoding LacI family DNA-binding transcriptional regulator, which encodes MNRKDKPPRRMQMADLARLAGVSSSTVSRALAGSPLVNEATRARIQALARQFDYTVNSVATHLRSGVPRTIAVVVPYEQATRQSFADPFLHGMVGSLADALTERGYEMLLARVDAERLEGAATLVAGGRAGGLILIGQWHQHATLNALAQRGIPLVVWGARMPGQRYSTVGGDNLLGGRLVGEHLLALGRRRMIFLGDTSLPEVALRHRGFCAALRAGGASAPARASVPFLAERGRAAMLALLDRHPDVDAVFASSDLLAMAAIGALRERGREVPGEVAVVGYDDVELAAHFSPPLTTVRQPIQSGGEALVERLLTILAGDSAPRAQLLETRLIERASTRSS